One Methanosphaera sp. WGK6 genomic window carries:
- a CDS encoding Ig-like domain-containing protein, with the protein MFEYNTKLFSILALILVLLLGVSACSATDVSDDTIDTLDVDTSITSMNSVSEQSTTNNNIKSNIKELKKDSEPLVITNKSYSTYFEDGIATEALSGVKSIELSGEFSNRNFTFDSTISISSASTQAVLHNSTFTFLEGSDGSEVYGLVINNTQYSKTVFDLYGVGGLVIDGNTIIQENSEDSTYAFCLNESNGNIISNNIINVTGKAYNVDYNYYGTMGVNKLSAIQGYKSSYNTITANTINTKASSRDSDSKTDTTIGIEFCTDAFSYDDDESEANIITENTFNTIGQTYAYSLRLNNKIEEFEITSNNITTKADYAYGVEYAYGSDGVIADNNITVNATNMAYGIVLTTNSMGTTADDIIENNTITAQANTIYMIEVYGARRSIINNNTLNGTGARVIGVASTSNAVYNNITRNNITITTNSSITAVTNMEQISADNNGIKLVKVDDNNITENNITITDLAGTSIYTINVIGSDNNIRLNTLITNDKTGHKSINASTINNTIDTNYPINPDMVTITITLPVLEVGQTGELRTTLVDTDNNILQYGNVTFTVDETVIGQSSVINGTAKIQYTAQTSGEHTVTATYTGNTVYNEAKITEKLTVILESTYNGIIYVSMDGNDINDGSINNPKKTLESAIYSATKTGASHSIIIKTGTYTIIGQKITTNLTITGEENTIITADNKGKIFEVSSGTLTLKGLKFINGNSTNGGVINTTTDLIIIDCVFEDNYADNYGGAIKTSTNLNITGTTFTNNTAKTHGGAIYSTLQTNNTLYSDNNIFNKNHALSHGGAIYLTSYGKAVINNTQFTNNNASSQGGAIYSGVNITINNTKFNSNTASNGGDLYLNKKSEITNSSFKNTIVKSQGVIYIYGNYNYTIEDIQIDNTTVSTGVLYINGINKVDITNITINNTKATTASIIYINSGKNVTITDSQITNNNATRRLINVNNRQTILNITNTKLVNNTAYIFIESTGTINIKDTHFENNTATNETDFFRKYATTANITSINNTFTGNNLPITLKADITTNYKALTENMITITLTTNEIYNTTPNTGIINIIDNNEVVATATVTGGVAQVTYIPQTIGTKTLEIQYTDETHSFITKTITTEVTIEQVTTIITVNPVNARISDIINITATINTDSNMPVNGGRVVFKVNGKTLRDSDGNIIYVTVKDSKAVITNFTVPKSWTNPEYKISAVYSGNSECISSRSSNSTLTIEKRSAKLELKQVTAKAGQTIKLSVKITDNNENVNNGKVVFKLNGKTLRDENGNNIYAVVEDSVATIEYTLPTKIAAKNYKLTAVFASGIYERVDINSTLTII; encoded by the coding sequence ATGTTCGAATATAACACGAAATTGTTCTCTATTCTAGCTTTAATACTAGTATTATTACTAGGAGTATCAGCATGTAGTGCAACAGATGTATCTGATGATACAATAGATACACTAGATGTTGATACAAGTATTACAAGTATGAATAGTGTAAGTGAACAATCAACAACTAATAATAATATAAAAAGTAATATAAAAGAACTTAAAAAAGATTCAGAACCTCTTGTAATTACAAACAAGTCCTATTCAACATATTTTGAAGATGGAATAGCAACGGAAGCACTAAGTGGAGTAAAATCAATTGAATTATCTGGTGAATTCTCAAACAGAAACTTTACATTTGACTCTACAATAAGCATATCTTCTGCATCAACACAAGCAGTTTTACATAATTCCACATTCACCTTTTTAGAAGGTAGTGATGGAAGTGAAGTATATGGACTAGTAATTAATAATACACAATACTCAAAAACTGTATTTGACTTATATGGTGTTGGAGGACTTGTAATAGATGGTAACACAATAATTCAGGAAAATAGTGAAGATAGTACATATGCATTCTGTTTAAATGAATCAAATGGTAATATTATAAGTAATAATATTATAAATGTAACAGGAAAAGCATATAATGTAGATTACAACTATTATGGAACAATGGGAGTTAACAAGTTATCAGCAATACAAGGATACAAGTCAAGCTACAACACAATCACTGCCAACACTATAAACACAAAAGCAAGTAGTAGAGATAGTGATAGTAAAACAGATACAACAATAGGTATAGAATTCTGTACAGATGCATTTAGTTACGATGATGATGAATCAGAGGCAAATATCATAACAGAAAACACATTTAATACTATTGGTCAAACATATGCATACTCATTAAGACTTAATAATAAAATTGAGGAATTTGAAATAACCTCAAATAATATAACTACAAAAGCAGATTATGCATATGGAGTAGAATATGCATATGGAAGTGATGGAGTAATTGCAGACAATAACATAACAGTTAATGCAACAAACATGGCATATGGAATAGTACTAACAACAAATAGTATGGGAACAACAGCAGATGATATAATTGAAAACAATACAATCACAGCTCAAGCAAATACAATCTACATGATAGAAGTATATGGTGCAAGAAGAAGTATTATTAATAATAACACACTAAATGGTACAGGTGCACGTGTAATAGGAGTAGCATCAACATCAAATGCAGTATACAATAACATAACAAGAAACAATATAACAATCACAACAAACAGTAGTATAACTGCTGTAACCAACATGGAACAAATAAGTGCAGATAATAATGGAATAAAACTAGTGAAAGTAGATGATAACAACATAACAGAAAACAATATAACAATCACAGACCTTGCAGGTACAAGTATATACACAATAAATGTAATAGGATCTGATAATAATATCCGCTTAAACACATTAATCACAAATGATAAAACAGGACATAAATCAATAAATGCAAGTACAATAAACAATACAATTGACACAAACTATCCAATAAATCCAGACATGGTAACAATAACAATAACACTACCAGTACTAGAAGTCGGACAAACAGGGGAACTCAGGACAACACTAGTAGATACAGATAACAATATACTACAATATGGTAATGTAACATTCACAGTAGATGAAACAGTTATAGGTCAATCTAGTGTAATAAATGGAACAGCAAAAATACAATACACAGCACAAACTAGTGGAGAACACACAGTAACTGCAACATATACTGGAAATACAGTATATAATGAAGCAAAAATAACTGAAAAACTAACAGTAATACTAGAGAGCACATACAATGGAATAATATATGTATCCATGGATGGAAATGATATAAATGATGGAAGCATTAACAATCCTAAAAAAACACTAGAATCAGCAATATATTCAGCAACAAAAACAGGTGCAAGTCATAGTATAATAATAAAAACTGGAACATACACAATAATAGGACAAAAAATCACTACAAACCTCACAATAACAGGGGAAGAAAACACCATAATAACAGCAGATAATAAAGGAAAAATCTTTGAAGTATCAAGTGGAACACTAACACTAAAAGGTCTTAAATTCATAAATGGAAACTCAACCAATGGTGGAGTAATAAACACTACAACTGATCTTATAATAATAGACTGTGTATTTGAAGATAACTATGCAGATAATTATGGAGGAGCAATAAAAACCAGTACAAACCTAAACATAACAGGTACAACATTCACAAATAACACAGCAAAAACACATGGAGGAGCAATATACTCCACACTACAAACAAATAACACACTATACTCAGATAATAATATATTTAACAAAAACCATGCACTATCACATGGAGGAGCAATATATCTTACAAGCTATGGAAAAGCAGTAATTAACAATACACAATTCACAAATAACAATGCATCATCCCAGGGAGGAGCAATATATTCAGGAGTAAACATAACAATAAATAACACAAAATTCAACTCAAACACTGCAAGTAATGGTGGAGACTTATACTTAAACAAGAAATCAGAAATAACAAATTCCAGTTTCAAAAATACAATAGTAAAAAGTCAAGGAGTAATATATATCTATGGAAACTACAACTACACAATAGAAGATATTCAAATTGATAATACAACAGTATCAACAGGAGTACTATACATAAATGGAATAAACAAGGTAGATATAACAAACATAACAATAAACAACACCAAAGCAACAACCGCATCAATAATATACATAAACAGTGGAAAAAATGTTACAATAACAGATTCACAAATAACAAATAATAATGCAACAAGAAGACTAATCAATGTAAACAACAGACAAACAATACTAAACATAACAAACACAAAACTAGTAAACAACACAGCATACATATTCATAGAAAGCACAGGAACAATAAACATTAAAGACACACACTTTGAAAACAACACAGCAACTAATGAAACAGACTTCTTCAGAAAATATGCAACAACAGCAAACATAACAAGCATAAACAACACATTCACTGGAAATAACCTACCAATAACACTCAAAGCAGACATAACCACAAACTACAAGGCATTAACTGAAAACATGATAACAATAACACTCACAACAAATGAAATATACAACACAACACCAAACACTGGAATAATAAACATAATAGATAACAATGAAGTAGTAGCAACAGCAACAGTAACCGGTGGAGTAGCACAAGTAACATACATACCACAAACAATAGGTACTAAAACATTAGAAATACAATACACTGATGAAACACATAGTTTTATCACAAAAACAATCACAACAGAAGTTACAATAGAACAAGTAACTACAATAATCACAGTAAACCCAGTAAATGCTAGAATAAGTGATATAATCAATATAACTGCAACAATAAATACTGATAGTAACATGCCAGTAAATGGTGGACGAGTAGTATTTAAAGTAAATGGTAAAACACTAAGAGACAGTGATGGAAACATAATATATGTAACAGTCAAAGACTCAAAAGCAGTAATCACAAACTTCACAGTACCAAAATCATGGACTAATCCAGAATATAAGATAAGTGCAGTTTATAGTGGAAATAGTGAATGTATATCATCTAGAAGTAGTAATTCAACACTCACAATAGAAAAACGCAGTGCAAAACTAGAACTTAAGCAAGTAACTGCAAAAGCAGGTCAGACAATTAAATTATCTGTGAAAATAACAGATAATAATGAAAATGTAAATAATGGTAAAGTAGTCTTTAAACTTAATGGTAAAACATTACGTGATGAAAATGGAAATAATATCTATGCAGTAGTAGAAGATAGTGTAGCAACTATTGAATACACACTACCTACAAAGATAGCTGCTAAAAATTACAAATTAACAGCAGTATTTGCTAGTGGTATCTATGAAAGAGTAGATATTAACTCTACATTAACTATTATTTAA